The following are from one region of the Williamwhitmania sp. genome:
- the htpG gene encoding molecular chaperone HtpG — protein MSNGKIGVTTENIFPIIKKFLYSDHEIFLREVVSNAVDATQKLKTMASVGEYKGELGDLTIRIALDEKAKTITISDSGVGMTEEEIEKYINQIAFSGAEEFMAKYKNAETGIIGHFGLGFYSAFMVSKKVEIVTRSHKDGAAALRWSCDGSPDYTIEPAEREARGTDIILHIDDESSEFAEKSRIEGLLKKYCRYLPIPISFGKEQDWKDGKYVDTDKDNVINNPNPLWTRKPADLRDEDYMEFYHELYPMAEDPLFNIHLNVDYPFNLTGVLYFPKLKNNLEVQKNRIQLYCRQVFVTDNVEGIVPEFLTLLHGVLDSPDIPLNVSRSYLQSDSNVKKISSHITKKVADRLQEIFKSDRPQFESKWDDLKIFIEYGMLTDEKFYERAEKFFLFKNSDGKYFTIEEYEKLIKPNQEDKNKKLVYLYTTNREQQFTYIEKAQNKGYDVLIMDGQLDAHFVNHLESKLKDARFVRVDSDVVDRLIPKEDLAETKFSLEQQEELRPVFLCHAPENTNFTVMFENLAETDAPVLITQSEFMRRMKDMAQMGGGGMNFYGELPDSYNLVVNANHPLVSKVIGETEAKMKAELEKVNGEIAPVEASLKELQNAQKDLKHEEIPQADKDKVADVEKQLNALKDRKKAMLTEFGKKNKLAKQLVDLALLANNMLKGEALAKFVVRSVEMIKK, from the coding sequence ATGAGTAACGGAAAAATTGGCGTAACAACCGAGAACATTTTCCCCATTATCAAAAAGTTTCTCTATTCCGACCACGAAATTTTCCTTCGCGAGGTGGTCTCCAACGCCGTGGATGCAACGCAAAAGTTGAAGACGATGGCTTCGGTTGGCGAGTATAAGGGAGAGCTGGGTGACCTTACTATTCGCATTGCCCTCGACGAGAAGGCTAAAACCATTACCATTTCCGACTCCGGAGTTGGAATGACCGAGGAGGAGATAGAGAAGTATATCAACCAAATTGCCTTCTCAGGTGCTGAGGAGTTTATGGCAAAGTATAAGAATGCCGAGACTGGCATTATTGGCCATTTTGGTTTGGGCTTCTACAGTGCGTTTATGGTTTCGAAGAAGGTTGAGATTGTTACCCGTTCACACAAGGATGGTGCAGCCGCTTTGCGCTGGTCCTGCGATGGTAGCCCCGACTATACAATTGAGCCAGCCGAACGGGAAGCACGTGGCACCGATATTATTCTGCACATCGACGATGAGAGTAGCGAGTTTGCGGAGAAGAGCCGTATTGAAGGCCTGCTCAAGAAATATTGCCGCTACCTGCCTATTCCCATCTCCTTTGGCAAGGAGCAGGATTGGAAGGATGGAAAGTATGTGGATACCGATAAGGACAATGTGATAAACAATCCAAACCCACTATGGACGCGCAAACCTGCCGATCTTAGGGATGAGGATTACATGGAGTTCTACCACGAGCTATACCCCATGGCCGAGGATCCGCTCTTCAACATTCACTTGAACGTTGACTACCCATTCAATCTCACCGGTGTTCTTTACTTTCCCAAGCTGAAGAACAACTTGGAGGTTCAGAAAAACCGCATTCAGCTCTACTGCCGTCAGGTGTTTGTAACCGACAACGTGGAAGGCATTGTACCGGAGTTTTTAACCCTACTCCATGGCGTTCTCGACTCACCCGATATTCCGCTCAACGTGTCGCGCAGCTACCTGCAGAGCGACAGCAACGTGAAGAAAATTTCGAGCCACATCACCAAGAAGGTGGCCGATAGGTTGCAGGAGATTTTCAAGAGTGACAGGCCCCAGTTTGAGAGCAAGTGGGACGACCTGAAAATTTTTATCGAGTATGGTATGCTCACTGACGAGAAGTTCTACGAGCGCGCTGAGAAGTTCTTCCTGTTTAAAAATTCCGATGGGAAATACTTTACCATTGAGGAGTATGAGAAGCTCATCAAGCCCAACCAGGAGGATAAGAACAAGAAGCTGGTTTACCTTTATACTACCAACCGAGAGCAGCAGTTTACCTACATTGAGAAGGCTCAGAACAAGGGCTACGATGTGCTGATAATGGATGGACAGCTCGACGCACACTTCGTAAACCATCTGGAGAGCAAGCTCAAGGATGCTCGCTTTGTTCGCGTCGATTCCGATGTGGTTGATCGCCTTATTCCAAAAGAAGACTTGGCCGAAACCAAGTTCAGCTTAGAGCAGCAGGAGGAGCTTCGTCCGGTGTTCCTATGCCATGCTCCCGAGAACACCAACTTTACCGTGATGTTTGAGAACCTTGCAGAAACGGATGCTCCGGTGCTTATTACCCAAAGCGAGTTTATGCGCCGCATGAAGGATATGGCTCAGATGGGTGGCGGTGGAATGAATTTCTACGGCGAACTACCCGACAGCTACAACCTTGTGGTGAACGCAAACCATCCTTTAGTTTCAAAGGTTATTGGGGAAACCGAGGCTAAAATGAAGGCCGAGCTAGAGAAGGTGAATGGCGAGATTGCTCCGGTTGAGGCTTCGCTTAAGGAGTTGCAAAATGCTCAAAAGGATTTGAAGCACGAAGAGATACCTCAAGCCGACAAGGACAAGGTCGCCGATGTTGAGAAGCAGCTCAATGCCCTGAAGGATAGAAAGAAGGCCATGCTCACAGAGTTTGGCAAGAAAAATAAACTCGCTAAGCAACTTGTTGACCTAGCCTTGCTTGCCAACAATATGCTTAAGGGCGAAGCGCTGGCTAAGTTTGTTGTTCGCAGCGTGGAGATGATTAAGAAGTAA